The Candidatus Acidulodesulfobacterium acidiphilum DNA window TAATAGAAAAAATCATGGATAATATTTCATCCGCTTTTTCTTTTTTTAATTTACCTCCGGTTTTCGATGCGTTTATGACATCTGATAAAAACTCCTTTATAATTTCCGTTTTAAATTTCAAAAGATAATTAAAAAGTTCTATTTTTTCATCCGGTAAATTTTCTCTTACTATCTCGAAAAATTTTTCTTCGTATCTTTTATCTATTTTGTTATTTTTTAGTATATAAGGCATTTTACCTGTTTTTTACGGCATAAGTATAAGCATTCATAGCGGCGGCGGCGCCTTCGGTAATAGAATCGGAAATAGCCTTAGGCCCGGTACACGCGCCTGCCAAAAAAACTCCGGGTTTATTAGATTTAAACGGAGAAAGCGTAACGTTTTCCGGCTTTAAAAAACCGTGTTCGTCAAGTTCGATGCCAAGCTTGCTCGATATTTCGGGAGACTGCGGTCCGCCTTCCATACCGGAAGCAAGAACTACCATATCGAAGGGAATTTCGAACGGCCCCCTTAAAAGAGTGTCTTCGCCTTTGCATACGACCGTATTATCCGGCCCGGAAGTAATTTCCGCAATTCTGCCTTTAACTATCTGCACGTCATGTTCTTCCATAGCTTTCCAGTATAAATCTTCAAAAAAACCGTACGTCCTTATATCCATGTAAAATATATACGCTTCACAGTCCGGAAAATGCTCTCTCATTTCAATAGCCTGTTTTACGGAAACCGTACAGCAGACTCTGGAACAATACTGGTTTCCTACATGCCTATCCCTTGAGCCTACGCATAAAATAAAGGCTACTTTTTTGGGCGGCTTGCCGTTAGACGGTCTTACAAAATTATTTTCTCCCATCATTCTTTCAAGGTCTTTTATATCTATAACGTCGTCGAAAAGCTGATAAGAATACTTTGCGTCTCTTGCCGGATCGAAATGTTCAAAACCCGTCGCAACGATAACGGAATCAAATGTTTTAGTTTCGCTTCCGGAGGCAGACTTTATAACGGCATCAAATTTTTTTCCGTTTACTTTAAAATCAGAAATTTCGGAAGAATAATAAACTTTTATGTTACCGCCGGATTCGGTTTTTTTAATAAGCTCCCCTATTACGTTGTCAGCCGGCTGCATATCGGGAAACAAAAATTTATATTTAAATTTTTTAGGGTTGCCGCCGAGAAAAGAATCTCTTTCGACCAAAGCTACGTTAACTCCCAATTCTGAAAGCATAACGGCCGCATTCAAACCTGCCGGACCTCCGCCTATCACTAAAATATTTTCAGACATAAAACATCCTCCATTAAATCGCCGTGTTATTTAATATTAATTAATCTTTTTATTTTGTCATTCCTGCATATATTTTATCTTTGTCTGCATCATTGTCAAGGCAAGCCGTTGGCGCAGACAAAGATTGCAGGAATCCAGTTTTAACTCTTTGGATATTCGTATAAATTAACGGTTTTTCCGCCAGCTTTAAGTTCTTCTAGATACGCATTATATTCTTGTTCGGATTTTTTCCAGTCTATTCCTATTTTTTCGCATAGAGGCCTCCAATCCGTAGTATGCCATTGAAGTTGGACGATTTTAAAAACGTCCGCGCCGCATGTCAACGCCGCAAACATAACGTCCGCCATAACGGGAACTTGCTCCGTGTAGCCCATAGCTTTTCCTATCCACTGGTTTTTATCCAATGTAGTGGTGCATCCCGTATCCTGAGTAATACAGACGTCAGAATGGGCTTCCCTGACCATCGGCCTTATTTTTCTGTCCATTACGAAAGACCTGGACGCTTCCCTTTCCGTCAATATATGCCTGAAACCAAAACCGCAGCAATCGTACCATGTAGAATAATCAGCCACCTGCGCTCCTAGGGCAAGCATTACTCCGGTAGAAACGGCGGTTCTTTTCCCCGCATATATGTCTTTGTCGTAAATGCAGTCTTCCGGAATCATTTTATATGTATGGCAGGCAGGATGAACCGTCGCAATAATATTACTTAAGTCATATTTTTTTAACTTTGCTATTTCAAACCGCATAACATGTACCCATTCGCTGTAATGCACTATATATTCGGGGATAACTAAATCCCTGCCTATTTTATGCATAATTCTGCGCACTTCGTCGCGTAGTTCTTTATTTTCGACGAGTAAATTTCTCATT harbors:
- a CDS encoding heterodisulfide reductase subunit B, translating into MAVEISNRLGLANVKSNYIHTAGRKLEDIHERLLELEAKGEVKVIHIKEENKPIEAETLLGWKKKIPTNKLWHHKSCGQCGNIPGYPVSLLWFMNQMGIEYVDERNQTSCTAWNYHGSGTSNPVGLAAVAVRNWHRAYELGLFPLFHCATTFGDYKEMRNLLVENKELRDEVRRIMHKIGRDLVIPEYIVHYSEWVHVMRFEIAKLKKYDLSNIIATVHPACHTYKMIPEDCIYDKDIYAGKRTAVSTGVMLALGAQVADYSTWYDCCGFGFRHILTEREASRSFVMDRKIRPMVREAHSDVCITQDTGCTTTLDKNQWIGKAMGYTEQVPVMADVMFAALTCGADVFKIVQLQWHTTDWRPLCEKIGIDWKKSEQEYNAYLEELKAGGKTVNLYEYPKS
- a CDS encoding CoB--CoM heterodisulfide reductase iron-sulfur subunit A family protein, whose product is MSENILVIGGGPAGLNAAVMLSELGVNVALVERDSFLGGNPKKFKYKFLFPDMQPADNVIGELIKKTESGGNIKVYYSSEISDFKVNGKKFDAVIKSASGSETKTFDSVIVATGFEHFDPARDAKYSYQLFDDVIDIKDLERMMGENNFVRPSNGKPPKKVAFILCVGSRDRHVGNQYCSRVCCTVSVKQAIEMREHFPDCEAYIFYMDIRTYGFFEDLYWKAMEEHDVQIVKGRIAEITSGPDNTVVCKGEDTLLRGPFEIPFDMVVLASGMEGGPQSPEISSKLGIELDEHGFLKPENVTLSPFKSNKPGVFLAGACTGPKAISDSITEGAAAAMNAYTYAVKNR